One stretch of Campylobacter sp. CCS1377 DNA includes these proteins:
- a CDS encoding nitrate reductase cytochrome c-type subunit, which yields MKKRLVLFMSVIALLLAACATNGGISNLGGFRNMSLESENINLADINYSGTMAGESVLIERSFENAPPLISHSIEDMLPITKDNNTCLSCHDKAIAADVLATAVPATHYYDYRLNKDMGDTISEARFNCTQCHVPQSNAKPLVGNSFKPEFKNQELKNRSNLIDVMNEGVE from the coding sequence ATGAAAAAAAGATTGGTTTTATTTATGAGTGTTATAGCTTTGTTGTTGGCAGCTTGTGCCACAAATGGCGGAATTTCAAACCTCGGTGGTTTTAGAAATATGAGCTTAGAGTCAGAAAATATAAATTTGGCAGATATTAACTATAGTGGAACTATGGCGGGAGAATCTGTTTTAATAGAAAGATCTTTTGAAAATGCACCACCTTTGATTTCTCACAGTATTGAAGATATGTTGCCTATTACAAAAGATAATAATACTTGTCTTAGTTGCCATGATAAAGCAATAGCTGCAGATGTCTTAGCAACTGCTGTACCTGCAACACATTATTATGATTATCGTCTTAATAAAGATATGGGCGATACTATTAGCGAAGCTAGATTTAATTGCACGCAGTGTCATGTTCCTCAAAGCAATGCTAAGCCTTTGGTAGGAAATAGTTTCAAGCCTGAATTTAAGAATCAAGAACTAAAAAATCGTTCTAATTTAATTGATGTAATGAATGAGGGTGTAGAATAA
- the napH gene encoding quinol dehydrogenase ferredoxin subunit NapH codes for MKYLIARRIVQLGILALFSFSATKFILKGDLSSSKFFDSVPLSDPFAVLQIFLASFSIDLMALTGALLVLILYGIFLGRAFCAWVCPVNLIADFAAFFRLKMGFKNSKFLILSKNLRYYVLALVLILSFVLSLPVFESFSYIGVVHRGIIFGTTSWIFVAFILFCIDTFLSPRAICSHICPLGAFYALISRYALLKIKHNHQNCTKCYKCIGICPEKQVLWMIAKESASVNSGECIKCGRCIEVCDDNALNFNIFDLRSKK; via the coding sequence ATGAAATATTTAATCGCTAGACGCATTGTTCAGCTTGGAATTTTAGCCCTTTTTTCTTTTAGCGCGACAAAATTTATTTTAAAAGGAGATTTAAGCTCATCTAAGTTTTTTGATAGCGTGCCTTTAAGCGATCCTTTTGCAGTGTTGCAAATTTTTTTAGCAAGTTTTAGTATAGATTTAATGGCGTTAACGGGTGCTTTGCTTGTTTTAATTCTTTATGGAATTTTTTTAGGTCGTGCTTTTTGTGCTTGGGTTTGTCCTGTGAATTTAATTGCCGATTTCGCTGCCTTTTTTCGTTTGAAAATGGGTTTTAAAAATAGCAAATTTTTAATTTTAAGTAAAAATTTGCGTTATTATGTTTTAGCTTTAGTTTTAATCCTTTCTTTTGTGCTTTCTTTACCTGTATTTGAGAGTTTTTCTTATATAGGTGTAGTGCATAGAGGGATTATTTTTGGCACTACTTCTTGGATTTTTGTGGCTTTTATACTTTTTTGTATTGATACATTTTTAAGTCCTAGAGCAATTTGCTCGCATATTTGTCCGCTTGGAGCTTTTTATGCCTTAATCTCTCGTTATGCTTTATTAAAAATTAAACATAATCATCAAAATTGCACCAAATGTTATAAATGCATTGGAATTTGTCCTGAAAAACAAGTTCTTTGGATGATAGCTAAAGAAAGTGCGAGTGTGAATTCTGGTGAGTGTATAAAATGCGGGCGTTGTATAGAAGTGTGTGATGATAATGCTTTAAATTTTAATATATTTGATTTAAGGAGCAAAAAATGA
- the napG gene encoding ferredoxin-type protein NapG yields MKDRREFFASAFKGLCLCTAGGFLANLALKADDDYTLRPPGAEDEVRFLSKCIRCGLCVKACPYDTLKLATLLDSAKNGTPFFKPRAIPCYLCEDIPCIKECPTDALDKKHLEQGIESLKMGIAIVDSASCVAHWGIQCDACYRACPLIDRALKLELKHNERTAKHAFLLPVVDHEVCVGCGLCELACITQKPAIHVLPREYVLGKAGSHYVKGWDKEDEKRLKDADSSKHFDSKKATNYLNDGEI; encoded by the coding sequence ATGAAAGATAGAAGAGAATTTTTTGCTAGTGCTTTTAAAGGTTTGTGTCTTTGCACAGCGGGTGGATTTTTGGCAAATTTGGCTTTAAAGGCTGATGATGATTATACTTTGCGTCCACCTGGAGCAGAAGATGAGGTAAGATTTTTAAGCAAGTGTATTCGTTGCGGGCTTTGTGTAAAAGCATGTCCTTATGATACTTTAAAACTCGCTACTCTGTTAGATAGTGCTAAAAATGGCACACCTTTTTTTAAGCCAAGAGCTATTCCATGCTATCTTTGCGAGGATATACCTTGTATAAAAGAATGCCCAACCGATGCTTTAGATAAAAAGCATTTAGAGCAAGGCATAGAATCTTTGAAAATGGGCATTGCTATTGTTGATAGTGCAAGTTGCGTGGCACATTGGGGAATTCAGTGCGATGCTTGTTATAGAGCTTGCCCTTTGATAGATAGAGCTTTAAAACTTGAACTTAAACATAATGAACGCACTGCTAAGCATGCTTTTTTACTTCCTGTAGTAGATCATGAAGTTTGCGTAGGTTGTGGGCTTTGTGAGCTAGCTTGCATTACTCAAAAACCCGCTATTCATGTTTTGCCACGCGAGTATGTGTTAGGCAAAGCAGGTTCGCATTATGTAAAGGGCTGGGATAAAGAAGATGAGAAACGCTTAAAAGATGCGGATTCTTCTAAGCATTTTGATAGCAAAAAAGCGACAAATTATTTAAATGATGGAGAAATTTAA